In Symmachiella dynata, the following are encoded in one genomic region:
- a CDS encoding endonuclease/exonuclease/phosphatase family protein → MVTLRTDASPHDRYVQGRQEKKITCTNPILCGLQQSAKQWSLMQRIPASEFATIQAGIDAGISNEFSHLRQSQLNDSRYSSMKRLLFAFVLLATVGQHAFAESLNVMTWNIRLNTPSDGINAWPNRKDWVAEIVIKNKVDIAGFQEVLIEQLEDLKARLSEMDVYGVGRDDGKNAGEFTPIFFRKERFELLEESTFWLSTTPDKTASKGWDAALPRIASWVKLKDRQTGAVFYVMNTHFDHRGKQARAESAKLLLKQMREQVVDHPVILMGDFNTMPDSPPYDTLIGKGTQARPVYHDAYKHSVQKPAGPDSTWNGFKAIIPQRRIDFIFTTKTVKVERFQTLDDQRDGRFPSDHLPIVTELEIPQK, encoded by the coding sequence GTGGTGACTTTGAGAACTGATGCGTCCCCGCATGATCGATATGTTCAGGGACGTCAAGAAAAAAAGATCACCTGTACGAATCCTATTTTGTGCGGTTTGCAGCAGTCAGCCAAACAATGGTCATTGATGCAGCGGATTCCCGCGAGCGAATTTGCTACCATTCAGGCCGGGATCGATGCAGGGATCTCGAATGAGTTTTCGCACCTCAGGCAGTCACAACTTAATGATTCAAGGTATAGCTCGATGAAACGACTCCTTTTTGCTTTTGTGCTTCTGGCTACGGTGGGGCAACATGCTTTCGCCGAATCACTGAACGTGATGACGTGGAACATTCGCTTAAACACCCCCAGCGACGGAATTAATGCTTGGCCGAATCGCAAAGATTGGGTGGCCGAGATCGTCATTAAAAACAAAGTGGACATCGCTGGATTTCAAGAGGTTCTCATCGAACAGCTTGAGGACTTGAAAGCACGGCTATCGGAAATGGACGTTTATGGCGTGGGTCGGGACGATGGTAAAAATGCTGGCGAGTTTACACCGATTTTCTTCCGCAAGGAGCGCTTCGAGTTGCTCGAGGAATCGACGTTCTGGCTTTCCACAACCCCCGACAAGACTGCCAGCAAGGGATGGGATGCAGCCTTGCCGCGCATTGCCAGTTGGGTCAAGCTCAAGGATCGCCAAACAGGAGCTGTCTTTTACGTGATGAATACGCACTTTGATCATCGTGGAAAGCAGGCTCGAGCTGAAAGCGCGAAACTTTTATTGAAACAAATGCGGGAACAAGTTGTGGATCATCCTGTCATACTCATGGGCGATTTCAATACGATGCCAGACTCGCCCCCGTACGACACATTGATCGGAAAGGGCACGCAGGCCCGTCCCGTATATCACGATGCTTACAAGCATTCGGTACAAAAACCCGCAGGTCCAGATTCGACTTGGAACGGATTCAAAGCCATTATCCCCCAACGACGAATTGATTTTATATTCACCACGAAAACAGTCAAAGTCGAGCGGTTCCAGACCCTTGATGACCAGCGAGACGGTCGATTCCCTTCCGATCACCTGCCG
- a CDS encoding formylmethanofuran dehydrogenase subunit B produces the protein MEVIQNVACTKCGCVCDDLQVSVENGRIQAVSGACELSESWFLEQDSQQPPSAAINQKPVEIHTAIEHATDLLLKSQAPLIFGLSRSSSEGQRAAVQLADTVGAIIDTTASLCHAPSIMAIQHVGESTSSLGEIKNRADLVIFWGVDPVISHPRHFERYSVDPVGEFIPNGRSDRTVIAIDSERTQTADAADIFLQVEPGTDFEMIWTLRSLLRGERPAEDAYSGIPIDQLTELADRMKSCRCGVVFFGLGLAHQQLGHLNVEALLRLVTDLNAHTRFHARRMRMHGDVTGADCVLCWQTGYPFGVNLGRGYPRYNPGEYSANDLLERGEVDLCLLVGGESVPHMSPAARRYLETIPTILLDYPTLPVHFQPQVQFTTAVYGVHLPGIVYRMDEVPIPLRQVLPTSYPSDAEILQRITDTFVNVGG, from the coding sequence ATGGAAGTGATACAAAATGTCGCCTGCACAAAGTGTGGGTGTGTTTGTGATGACCTGCAGGTATCCGTCGAAAATGGCCGGATCCAAGCAGTGTCCGGCGCTTGTGAACTCTCCGAGTCCTGGTTTCTGGAACAAGACTCGCAGCAACCACCGAGTGCGGCAATCAATCAAAAGCCTGTCGAGATCCACACTGCGATTGAACATGCCACCGATTTATTATTGAAGTCGCAGGCGCCGCTGATTTTTGGGTTGTCGCGCAGCAGTTCCGAAGGGCAACGCGCCGCTGTGCAGCTTGCCGATACAGTTGGTGCAATCATCGACACGACGGCATCGCTCTGCCATGCGCCGTCGATCATGGCGATTCAACATGTCGGGGAATCGACATCTTCCTTGGGAGAGATCAAGAACCGCGCCGATCTGGTGATCTTTTGGGGCGTCGACCCCGTTATCAGTCATCCGCGGCATTTCGAACGCTATTCCGTCGACCCGGTTGGCGAATTCATCCCGAACGGGCGGAGCGATCGCACTGTGATCGCAATAGACTCCGAGCGCACACAAACCGCAGACGCCGCTGACATCTTTCTCCAGGTCGAACCAGGCACAGACTTCGAAATGATTTGGACGCTCCGCAGTTTATTGCGCGGTGAACGGCCGGCAGAGGATGCCTATTCCGGCATTCCCATCGATCAACTCACAGAGTTAGCCGATCGCATGAAGTCGTGCCGTTGCGGTGTCGTCTTTTTTGGTTTGGGATTAGCCCATCAGCAATTGGGCCATCTCAACGTCGAGGCCTTGTTGCGACTCGTCACTGACTTAAATGCCCACACGAGATTTCATGCCCGGCGAATGCGAATGCATGGCGACGTCACCGGTGCCGACTGTGTGCTCTGTTGGCAGACGGGATATCCCTTTGGCGTCAATCTCGGCCGCGGGTATCCGCGGTATAATCCCGGCGAATATTCTGCCAACGATCTGCTCGAACGTGGCGAAGTCGACCTGTGCCTGTTGGTCGGGGGCGAAAGCGTGCCGCACATGTCGCCTGCGGCGCGGCGTTATCTAGAAACCATCCCGACGATTTTGCTGGACTACCCCACCCTGCCCGTTCATTTCCAGCCGCAGGTTCAATTCACCACCGCCGTGTACGGTGTGCATCTTCCGGGTATCGTTTATCGCATGGACGAAGTACCGATCCCATTGCGACAGGTTTTGCCGACGTCTTATCCCAGCGATGCTGAGATTTTGCAGCGGATCACGGATACGTTTGTCAACGTCGGTGGATAA